In Chrysiogenia bacterium, the genomic stretch AGAACTACCACACCCGCCTGCTCGCCGACGCCGTGCGCACGCTTGGCGTGGAGATGGTGAAGTATCCGCCCAAGTTCACGACCCGCGCGCTCCTGCACGTGCTGGTGCAGCTTCCCTACTACTTCTCGAACGTGCTGATTTTCTGCGCCGAGGCCTGCGGCATCGTCGTGTTCCGCGGCCTGCAGTACAAGGCCCGCGAGCTCTTCAAGGACGAACCCGAGGCGCTCGCGCGCATCGATTCGCTTTTCGACCAGATCATGGTGGATGAAGTCGGCCACCTGCGCTGGGTTCACAGCCAGATGGGGCAGATCCGCCTGAGCATCACCCGCACCATCCTGCCGTGGATCGCCCGCGCCTTCCTGCGCGACCTGCCCGATGTCTGCCGCCTGCTGGGCCGCGAGGAAATCCTGCGCCAGGTCGACGAAGTCGTCCGCACCGGCGTCGTCGAGATCGGCGATGGCCGCGTCCACCCCATCGACGTCCTCACCGGCCAGGCCAGCGCCAGCGACGAAGAAGTCGCCGAGCTCATGGCCTTCAAAGCCGTCGCGTAGGCGACGTTGCCGCTTTCATAAGAAGCCCGCGCCAAAGGCGCGGGCTTCTTTGTGTTTTCTCCTGGTGCTTGCAGCCCCATGCCCGGCGGGCGTAAACTGGAGCCCATGAACGAGATCGTCTTCGAGATCACCCAGGAAGCCGACGGCGGCTTCGTCGCCGAGTGCCTGAGCGAACCCATTTTCACCCAGGCCGATACCTGGGAAGAACTGCGCGAGGCCGTGCGCGACGCCGTGCGGGGGTATTACTTCGATAAGACGGTGCCGGAGAATGCATTTAAGTTTGCATTTTTGTAGTGGTGCCCTTTCGCATGACAAAGCCAGACATAGATAGCGAACTTCTACGCATCGTCGAAAGTGACCTCTCGTACATAGCAGCGTGCACAAAAGACGGCATTCTTAGCGATGACATGCTACGTCGCCTGAGCGTTCCGCTACGTCAGCTCTTCATTGACGACTACTTCATTCGCGCTTGGCGTACTCTTAGCCTTGAGCCCAAGCAACCGCGAATTGTCGGCATCTTTCTACAAACTGAGCATCTCACACCCAGCACCGTGGCATATGCAGCCGGCACCAAAATGCATGGCATCGTTGTTGGCATGATGTCCATCACTTATGGGCCTAGCTCAGGCGAGGACAAAC encodes the following:
- a CDS encoding 2-phospho-L-lactate guanylyltransferase → MNEIVFEITQEADGGFVAECLSEPIFTQADTWEELREAVRDAVRGYYFDKTVPENAFKFAFL